DNA sequence from the Halichoerus grypus chromosome 8, mHalGry1.hap1.1, whole genome shotgun sequence genome:
ctctcttatcaactttcaaatatacaatacagtattgcaATATATTAACTATGGCCACCAcattgtacattacatccccaggacttatttattttaaaactggaagcttgtaccttttgatcaccttcacccactttgcccactgcccaccccctgcctctagcaaccaccaacCTGCTCTCTGTATCTACGAACTTTTGAAAATTGACTTTCAAATATAGCTATCTTGAATCATGAGAATTAACCCTTCTTTGCTGTTATATATTGTTTTAGAGATCACTggacttcatttttaattttctatcaaTTTGAATCAAAGTTTATGAGCAACAGGGGTCTGCAATGTTTCTTCTTACATATTTAATGGGATTTATTGTGAATatatctgggcctggagttttgtAAGAGAGCTTTTAATTACATGACTTTACTTTTATAAGCTGTGTTTTCTAGGAAGTTTACCATTTCAACTACATTATCATATTTAATGACTGAAAGTTGTTCATGATATCTTTTTATAATCTCCTTAAGGTATATGTGAACAGTAAGAATATCACTGTTTTTCATTCTCGATAATGGTTAGTTGAGTaattcccccccttttttgtttttgttttcagtgaagCACACCAGAGGTTTAgccacattaaattttttttttttttttgattttatttatttgacagagagagagagcaaaagcaggggaagtggcaggcagagggagtgggggaaacAGACTTCCtgatgaacagggagcctgatgcggggcttgatcccaaaaccctgggattatgactgagccaaaggcagaggcttaactgactgagccacccaggtgcccccatattacTAATCCTATTAAAGAATCAACTTCTGGTTATTCTTgttatatgtttgttttattaatttctgttctcatttttgttattttcttcacctatatatatatatatttttttttttttggttaaatttgttgtcattttattGCAATTACCCAAGGAGAGTGATTGTATCAGAGATAACCAGACTTGCTCATTTTCCAATATATTCCTTTTAAGGTATACAATTTCCTCTAAGGAGCATTGATTTCcatgaagcaaaaacaaatttttacaTAGGCACCTTCATTAGTAATCAAATCATAGTATGTTCTGAtttactttgtgatttttttctttgaattttgggttatttggaaatagagttatTAATATCTCAATACAGAAATGATTTTctagttatattttattattgatttctggtTCAAATTTATTCTGGAGTCAGGAAATatattcagaattatttcaaTCCTTTGAAATTATTGAGGCATCCTTTAGACCCAATATGTTGTTAATTGTCATAAATGCCTGGTGTGTGATTTTCACAGGCTAAATTTGATGGATATAGTGTGTTTATAAACATCTATTTGGTCAGTATATTAACTGTGTATCAAAATCTCTAAAACCTTGCAGGTTTTTCCCCCTTCAGCTTATTCAATCAATCACATCCCTGCTCTCTAGTGGCCAGAAATATTAATGTGCTTTCTTATGTGGTATGTGGGAGACAAATGACACTGTCTGGTCAGTTAGGTATGATTGTTCACAAGTCTCTTTAAAACTGCTTAAATGTTTTGGAGGAGGAAAGGAACAGAGTAAGAAATGTGGGAaataatgagtatttttttatttttatattttaaaaaataaaaagcgcTATTCCACGGAGCCAAAAGTTAGATGAATTCTGTCCTTTTATCCCTATGGCCACAGTTTGTAGGTCCGAGTGTATATCCATAGCACAGTGACTATGTCCTCTTCCTAAACTGGATGGAGGCAATAGGACTCCAACATTACTATGTCATATTCTACCCCCATCTctttttgttgcctttttaaaaattattttgaaacttcTGGAAATGAAGCTTCTCCTTTCCTTATTGATGTatttaaggctataaattttGCCTCTAAGCATAGCTTTGAGTGCatcctaaatattttaatgtgcCATAATTTCATTACTGTtcaagtgaaaatattttctaattttctttgtgatttctttcatAAGTCATGGGTTATTTGGTTATGTAATGTTCTGTCTTGGGTTTGGTCCCTCAACACTTACCACATTAGCTGTTTCCTAAGTACTTCAAGAACTTACTACATGTATTTGTCCCATTTCTATCATTGTTGTAGATGGAAAGAAGAGCCTTATATAAGCTAATCTGGCTAGAAATTGAAGTTTAAGTATGTTTTAGATCTATAAAATAGATCaatatgaaaataacaaaattctgTTACCCATGCTAAAGTATACACATACCTGAATTCTTCGTACTTGTAGAAAGCATCCaaaaatttcttgaaatttcCAGTGTTTGATTACGATATAGATAATTCAGTGTAATTTTATCATCAGAGCAATTTTATGATAGTATAATTGAGTTGCTTGAGGAgcatttacacttttttttaatatcagtatTGAAATATGGAATTAAAAAGGCATTTTTGATTAACTTTCTTGTTATCTATTTGTTCATTCATGATGACTAGACATGAATTTCTCAAAACAGCCCACCCAGTCCCAGGGTGAGCTAACAGAATCCTGTTCTACTCAGAATCCCATGACAATTATAAGTGATGAAGGGGCAAAAATATTGCACAAAGTACCTAAAACtgaactttcaaaaaatatttttttcttaaatttcacctAGCTTTaaagcttgactttttttttttcggtttattgaagcataattgaTATAAAAAACACTGCACATAATTATTGTATACAATTTGGTGAGTTTGAATTCTGAACTAGAGTTGGCAAAAACTGCCTCTgtcaatttcaaaataaaagtcagtTTGCCTATCAGTATGAGAAAgtaagtattcattcattcacgtcTCATGTGCCCAAACTTCAAGGATCCTATAGACATACTACTGCTGTATCCAGATACCAGAAAACATATTGACATGGTTAGAGACTTTAACTGCaggattctttaattttttaaaaatttaaaatcaattaattaacatataatgtgttattagtttcagaggtagagttcagtgattcatcagttgcatataacacccagtgctcattccaagtgccctccttagcaCCCAtgatccagttaccccatcccccctcctacctccccttccgcaaccctcagtttatttcctagagttaagactctcttatggcttgtctccctctctgatttctttgatTTCAAAGTCAAAAGACATTTATGGAGATCTCAAAGACTGTCCCTTATAACAGATACTGCTCTATTCATTTTATAAGAATTATCTCCTTTAATACAGTAAACCTGTGAGCTAATCGCTTAgattattattgctgttattgtCACTTGccaaatttggtaaaaaaaaaaaaaaaaaggtgaattatTTGCCCAAGATGAATCCCTCAGAAAGTTGTGTATTCCAGATTTGAACCCTTGATGCCTGATTCTAGACCCTTGTTTTAGTTCCCATCTCCACAGTAGTACCTAAACGTTGGACCTGAAGCAGGTGTGTTTGCTGAAGGAAATTAATTTGAGACAATTATGTGTCTTTTAAACATGGACATATCCGGTACATGGGGCTGAGCCCAGCAGGCCTGAGCTACTTGGAATAAAAGTCTGTGGGGCCTCCTGAATTTTTTCTACCCATCCCTACAGTCCACTTCTGAGTAAGTCTCCTGTGTCAGGGGCTTTTGTTATGCTGCTTAGACTGTGCCTCAGCCCTGCAGTGCCAGAAACCACCTCCCCCCTTGTCATTCTGTGACCCAAGTGCTTAGTGCAGCCTGCTCAAGTGGAGccattgttttcattcattccactTGGACATCCAAATCCTGACCCGTGAGGAGCTCCTGCACTGCCCTGAAGACTGCTGTGTGCGCAAGTTGGTCTCAGGTCCCAGTCCTGAGTTCCTGAGTGggtttttgaaagaaagagcaCTCAGCTGAGCCAAATAACTAGAGACATGATCAGATGTGTATTCTCAGAGACTGTGTGAAAACAGCAGtgcttaaaaatcaaaaaaaaaaaataaattaaaagaaaaaaaacagggcAAAACAGGACAAAACAGCACTATGGCAGAGAAAATTCTCTGAGAAAAGATATGTGACCCAGACGGGAAATATTTGCTTATTCTTTCTACATGCATGGCCCCATTTCCAGTTATTCAGtctcatatatttaaaatcatgcaATTTCAGTTTCTAATAGCATATATGAAATACTTTCACTATAAAACTGGAAGGTACAGTTCACTACAAGGTGGTAGGACACGAACAGAATTAGGAGCCGCACAGGTGGCGGCCTGAAAACAGCTGCCCAATGCCAGCTGCACAGGCTTGGACAGGTTAGAAAATCTCTGCTCCCTCCTGAGTGAGGAGATGGTATGGTCAAATACCACTTACAACTTCACTGTCCAAGATAGTAGCTACTAGCCCTATGccttaaaattaaattcagtCCTTCAGCTAttctagccacatttcaagtactcaagaGCCACATGGGgcttgggacgcctggctggctctgtcagttcAGCAGCGGACTCTTgatttagctcaggtcatgatctcagggtcatgagattaatcCCCGTGgcgaagcctgcttaagattctttttcatcctctctctctgcccttccccccatctcTGGTGTGCTCcccctctctctgaaaaaaaaaagaaaaagaaaaaacaaaaaagaaccacaTGGGGCTAATAGCTATCAAACTAGAATACTGGACAGAACATGCACAAAATCATCACAGAACATTCTACTGGACAGGGCTGGTCTATAAAAAGTGgatcaaatataaattaaacacaGTGCTGGGAACATATTACCATTTAACAAATAATAGTTGTATATTCAAGATTCTTATGTTTGTGAATCTGTAAAAAGCCTGATATATAAATCCACTCTTTATGCTCTaagtttcccccccccccataaaaatCTTCAGGGCTGTCAAAGGAATATCCATCAACCAATGCATttatgaaaggaaagagaatgcaAGTTAGGCTTGGGGAGAACTGGCATCCCAGTACAAAACTCAGTAaccatacaaaagaaaaaaaatcaaaatcaccatGATGTCCTACATTCATGGTGGAAAACAGCAATATTCTCATAATTACCAAATAAGAAAAAGcttaactttcaaaaatattgaGCTTAGCTTCTACTGCATGAGCAGAGGATCCCCTGATTTCTTTAAATCTTCctaaataaaacatgattttaatttcTACAACTTTAGTTTGATTTCTGGGATCATTAACTTTTTGTTATAAATgttatgaattttaaatgtttaagtgtCATTTGACTGAAATGGAAATACAACTGTTTGGTATATTGTACTTCTATCCAATGTCCTTGCTAAATGGGCTTATTAAATCTAATGGCTTATcaataattttttctaaattttttgctGTCTCctattaataattcttttataattgtaacatcttttatttctttgcttgcCTTATGGTACTGGCTAGGACTGAAAACAATATAGAACTTTTTGCCTATTTATTTCAGATGGAaagctttaaaatcttttatttagggaattatttttaattacagattTAATTTATGTAACAGGtcagtatttgtttcttttttctgctcctgctatttttaataatagttgTGGCTCTAGAAATAAGACCATTTTGTATAAATTTTCACACTTAATGGCTAAACCTTGTTTCTGATAACCTCTCATGATTTTTCATGTCTGTTATTAATGTAGTGATACCACTTTTCAAATTTCTGATATTATTTGAggcttcttcattttttcttaataaatttagcCAGAAATTTAGGTCTCAATAATCCGTTTAAAGATTACACTTGATTCATTACCCTTActtcacgttttttttttttttattagttgctTCAGTCTGATTTCTGTGCTACTATTTAGACTTtctccaattttaaaaattaggttataAATTCCAAGAAACTCGTTTTGGCAAACAAAATCCAGTaatacataaaatgataaaacatcaTAACACAGAAAGATTtgttcctgggggggggggaatggcaaattaaatatttgaaaatctatCAGTGCAAGTAATCACATTaagaggaaaaaggggaaaataaaaaaaaaaatcatttctcaatGCAGAAAACGACATGATAAAATTCATTATACATCCATGATAAGTACTCTTAGCAaaggaggcattttttttttttttttttttttactcatctactgaaatatatttgtaaaacaacAAAGAGCTcacagaggaaattaaaaagcaCCACTTGTGAGCAGAATGATAGAGGACACATTATGAAAGGCTTGCCTGTCACAATACCGGACAAACCTCCGTGAAAGACAGGGAACAAAGGGCCACCATGAGTTAAGcgagcaagagaaaataaaagccaggGTCACACAGGGGACAGTAGCTTATTATGCTGCATCAGGATTGTATGAGGTCGGCAGCTTCTGCACAGTGGGAAGGGAGAATTGGAAATCACTATAAATTAAGACATCTGAAAGCGCTAAAGTGGCCTCAGATCAGAAGCACTCGCTGCTAAAGCCTTGCCTGCAAAGAGCATTTCCAAAGTAAGCTTGCAAGAATTTCCAGAATAAAGACCAAAAGAAATCATGTCTTGTCAACAAAAAGCTTTCCACAGTGACAGCCATAAGGCTaggaagaaaaaacacacacacacacacacacacacaaagacccATGTAGACATAAAATGGagtgaacaggaaaaaaaaaaaacaaaaacatatatatataatattcatgaaCGAGACGTTCCAGCATAAGCAGTgacgtggggggcggggggattatgatttttaaaacaggcatatatgaaaaagcaataaaatacaaTGTGTCTGAGTGAACACTGGAAGAGATTAAATTAAAACCTCAAAGAGCTGTGATTACGTCCTCCAGAGAAGCGCGCGAGCGAGAGGCATTGGGATCGGCCAGCTGGCGTGCAGAGGAGCAGGGCAAAGGccggggaaggggcggggcagCCCCGACTGACGAGAACAAAGGAGGATACGGAATCACCGAACACGCTGTACGGACCGTACAGAATGAATAGAGGACTGACGTTGCCCCCACAGGAAGTGTCCGCCGCGCCTGCCCAGAGAGGAAGTAGGAACCCATAGTCACaggaagagagcaggggagaaggaaaagagatgcACACTTCATAGATAAGACACCCCGGTGCCAGCTCcggctctctgggcctcaagcCTAAAGGAAGAGACACCGGAGAAGTTCCGGTACCATTTGGGGAGACGAAGCTGCCATGGAAGAGCCTGCAGCTCCCACTGAAGCCTCTGAGACACCTGGGGCATCTCCGGGTGCCGAGGCAGCAGGGGAGGGTGCAACTGGGCCTTCCCTCCGCACGCGCCCGGTCTTCCGGCAGTTTGCAGCTGCAGGTCCGGCCCCCCTCCGCACGTCACGTCTGAGGCCTGCCcaggctgcagggggaggggctgggcccagTCGCCTGCCGGGCCGGAGTGGTGGCAGCTGGACGAAGCAAGTCACCTGCAGGTATTATCTGCATGGGCTTTGCAAGGAGGGGGAGAACTGTCGTTACTCTCATGACCTCTCAGGCCGGCAGTTGGCCAGGGAGGGCCATGGTTCACCGCCTTGGGCCTCTGCAGACCAAGGCCCTAGCACGGCTGCGCACACTGAGACCCTGCCTCAGGAAGTGGCGGAAGCCCCCCCTGCTGCGTCCTCTTGCTCCTTGCCTGTGATTGGCTTGGCTGCTGAAAGGGGTTTCTTTGAAGCTGAGAGAGACACTGCAGGCCTTGAAgctgctggaggagcaggtgcAGAAGGCTGGGAGAATGCCATTGAGTTTGTTCCTGGGCAACCCTACCGGGGCcgcattttcccttttgttcccAGGGCTCCTCTGCAGAGCTCAGTGACTGAGAGGGAACAGATTGCAGTGGGAAGGGGGCAGCAGCTTTGCCGGGATGCTGCCATGGGGCAGTGCTTTCGTGGGGAGAGCTGCATGTATCTCCATGGAGAGATATGCGATATGTGTGGGCTTCAGGTCTTGCACCCTGTGGATGCTGTGCAGAGGGCAGACCATATAAAGGCTTGCATTGAAGCACACGAGAAGGATATGGAACTCTCGTTTGCAGTGCAGCGAAGTATGGACAAAGTGTGTGGCATCTGCATGGAGGTTGTCTATGAGAAAGCCAACCCCAGTGACTGCCGCTTTGGCATCCTCTCCAACTGCAACCACACCTACTGTCTTAAGTGTATCCGCAGGTGGAGGACTGACAAACAGTTTGGCAACAGGATCGTCAAGTCCTGTCCACAGTGCAGGGTCACCTCCAACTTTGTCATTCCCAGTGAGTtctgggtggaggaggaggaagagaagcagaaactTATTCAGCAGTACAAGGAGGCAATGAGCAACAAGACTTGCAGGTATTTTGCTGAAGGCAGGGGTTTCTGCCCATTTGGAGAGAACTGTTTTTACAAGCATGCAGACCCTGAGGGCCCGGGAGAGGATCCTCAGAGGCAGGGTGCTGGGGAATCCGGTGCTCACTGCAGTCAACTTTTGGAGCCTACTCAGGTGGGAGAGGGTGAGATGCCctttaaaagcagtaaaaaagagCTTGTCATGCTTCGGCTGGCCAATCTGTTGTTTAAGTGTTTTCTTTCACTGGCAAATGATGAGCTTTCTTTCTCAGAGGACCAGTGGGACTTGCTTCATTATGAGCgggaaaatttttttcagtttgatcTGTGGCATTATGCTGTGGCATGTGGTCTGTTGTGCTAAGGCTCTGCCATCTGCTGttgcttgttttctgtttatAGACACATCTATCATTCACAGAGGCTATTGAAGCCATTTTTATAAAGCATTCATCTCTGTTTTCTTGTCCATCCCCATTTCAAGGTTATGGTGCTTTACTGTGGTGAACTGTAACAAAAAGTCCTTAAAGTTATTGTTTGATGAAATGAATATTACTGTAGTTTATGGTTTATTTTGTCATCTCTGTTTTCAACAGGATTGACTCAGTTCTAGTCTAGTGTTTACAGAATTTCCACACTCATTTTGAAGTCCCTCAAGAATAAATGTGACAGGGTGAAGGGAGAAGTCTTAACTGAACAAGGAGCTTTTTGCTACTACAGCCTTAAGAAATGGACCCTCGCAGGGCCTTTGTGGTACAACTGCTCATCTTTGTTGTTTACATGTCTGTTCCTTCCCTCATTCCCCTTCAAGTGCACTCTTGAACATGTGGTTACCTTGTGGTTTTGTGTTTTACTTGACCAGAACCAGGTGTGTATGTTTACATGTTTTTATCCTGTTAAGCTTGAtgtgaaattatttatatttgaaagtctatatttaataattatgtatatgcatataaatgtatataaaagttacataattggagatatatataaaagatacaccatcatataatatagtatatggaAGAGCTGCAAGCTGAAAGTGAAAGGCTAATAGGATTTGCTGTTTTGTTGAGCGTGAGGTGTGTAAATAATCTTTCTGTCCTTTTCGCAGGCTCAGTGGTTAGCATCTAATGAAATCAGATATTCAAGTGGCTCTGGTCAGTTGTAGCAGACACAGATAAAGGACTTACAAAATAGGACATTGGTAATTCCTATGATGGCATTAATAGCTCACTGTGCTATTATACATACAGAAATGTGTGTTCCCATGCAGTTTAGCACAATCTCATTATTCCTTATAACAGCACAATCAATCCTGAACTCTCTGAGTTCTTTGTATTCAGTAGACATTCAAAAAAGGGGATTTTGACAAAAGTTTTCGACATATAAGTGACAagattataaaacaaaagaataacaaaagTATTGAAACCAATCATaagaatggaaagataaaaatagtgaaatatataaagggacaaaaactaaaatacaatAGTGATAAGGGAATATTATAACACAATTACACTATCAAATTAAATGAATATGGCTTAAAAACTAAaactccgggcgcctgggtggctcagttggttaagtgactgccttcagctcaggtcatgatcctggagtccctggatcgagtcccacatccggctccctgcttggcagggggtctgcttctccctctgaccctcccccctctcatgtgctctttctcattctctctctctcaaataaataaataatctttaaaaaaaaaacaaaaaactaaaactcCAAGAtgatcagacttttttttttaaagattttatttatttatttattggacagagagacagcgagagcaggaacacaagcaggggagtgggagggggagaagcaggcttcccatggagcagggagcccaatgtggggctcgatcccaggaccctgggatcatgacctgagccgaaggcagacgcttaacgactgagctacccaggtgccccaagatggtcagacttgattaaaattaaaatgaaactgtATGCTGTTTAAAATACACAGCTACAACATAAGAATACAGAAACATTAAAagtaatagaatgaaaaaaatgcaatgcTGTGGCTTTTGCAATAGAGGAAGTTGATATTAAGGACAAATGCATTGCTGGAGATAAATAAGGTTAGTATATAGACATTATAATTTACCTGGAAGATAGAACTATTACAATTTTATATTCGTTTAATAACACAGCATCAGATATACAAATAgataatcaataagaaaaatacaaaatttaagtGGACAGTTTTCATACGTCTTTTTAGTAACTGAACAAGCAAATGAAGTGAAACCCAGCACAATTCTAACGATTTATCTAATGTAAAATGTGTAGAATTCTGTATGCATCAACTGCAGAACATTCTTCTCTTGGCTGAGAGGTGAAGATATGCCAGGTGCATCAGTTCCAGGAGATCCAGATTTCCTGACCATTCAGCAAAGGCAGGGTACATTTACAGAGTTTGTGCCATGTACTAAGCACTCTCCAAAGCACCAGTTTAATTCCCAGACCAACCTTATGAAGTACTTGCTATAACTTTATGAAGCAAGTactttatatatagagagagagagattaaattTGCCCATATAGCTATGGCCCATAGGTATAAATTAGTGGAACCACAAATGGAATTCAGTGGTCTATTTCCAGAACACAGGCACCATGCTTCCTCTTCCCTCAACTACATGCCCAGGATCACCTGGACCAGCTGAATATTGCTAATGGTAACATGTGTGCAATCTCTTCAGTATGGATGGTTCAGCCGGGTGGGACAGAGATGGACATAAATAAGCTCCTAAGAGAATGTGGGGGCTGTGGGGCTTTGTCTTTTGGCTTACAGACTCAGTATTTCTTAGTCCCTTACTCACAATATGCCTCAGCTTCCCAAATTTTTACACTGCTTCTCCCTTCTTACATGATTCCTGATTTTATTGGTAAGTATTTCAGCCCATTTCACTGGCATCTTTGCCATATTTCTTCCATATTGATTCCTCTCATCCAAAGAATTCACCAATCAAGAGGCTGTGGATGCCTCACTATTACTCTCATGCAGGGTGAGTGATTCCAAACAAAATTCAAACATGCTGGTACCCCTGAGGCCACCCCCGTCATGCAGGGGAAAGAGGGCTCAGATGACCAAACAACCAAAGAAAAGGACCAGATGGGTCACTCTCAAAGACTGTACTGACACCAAAGTCTCAAGAGTTTTGAATAGTGGCTAAGCTGCTGTTAAGGAGGGGTTTTTAAGCTGAGCTTGGAAAGCTTTGAAAACTTTGTCCTAATCTACACTACCTAATGTTCTGAAATAGCATGTTTTTATCCAAATAGCATCTTGCAACAATCATAATAAAGTTCAGGAGATACAGTGGAACAAGGATTGGCAGAAGATAAAGTGGTTTTGGTGACAATGAATATAATTAGAATTCAGACTCTGCTTCTTACCAGCCATGAAGTCTGGAGCAAGTTACTTTAATTTTctatacctcatttttttttatatgagaaGTGGGTACAGCACCACCTATTTTGCAGGGTTGTTATGATGATCAAATGTAATCAGGACAAAGAACTTGAAACATAGATGGTATTTTTAAAGTGGCATGTGTAAAAATGGCATTTATGTGTGTTTGTGACCTCAGAAGAGTTTGCACAAGAATCAATACTCCACGAAGTTTTTCCCTTTGGAAATCTTTGGAACTTGTGTTAAAGTAACATTATTATTTTACGATTTTTTGTAGCATGGGGGCACATTACCTTTATAGTCATAATTTCAAAAAGATcaagtaatttttcaaaaaaagtcaTTCAGTCAAAACTAAAAATGTGCTATTTAATTCTTGAAATACAGTAAgcaacaaaaatatgtattatttgtgaTGGATGTCTacatgaggaaaataaataaaataatgtttaaaaaatgggatttttCTGTTCCCTCATTAGCTCATTCAGAGGTCAAATAAAGGGATGTCACTGCCACCAGGTCTGGGAAAAGTGTTCCAAGGGCTTGCTCACGAAGACAGCTGGGCCACTCCTGTCGCAGTCAGAAACAAAGGAGCCCTTGCCACACAAAAGTTTTCTTTGTGAGTGATTCACAGTGTGtgctgccccctcctccactAGGATTCATGGACTCAGCCCAGGAGTCTGTACAGAAGATACCAttttaaccacacacacacacacacacacacacacacacacacacacacacacgcctgcgTGAAACAAGTCTGATTTGCTTATGCTTCACATGACTAATTTGGTGGATGTACAGACTTAGAAATATGCTAACAT
Encoded proteins:
- the MKRN3 gene encoding E3 ubiquitin-protein ligase makorin-3; the protein is MEEPAAPTEASETPGASPGAEAAGEGATGPSLRTRPVFRQFAAAGPAPLRTSRLRPAQAAGGGAGPSRLPGRSGGSWTKQVTCRYYLHGLCKEGENCRYSHDLSGRQLAREGHGSPPWASADQGPSTAAHTETLPQEVAEAPPAASSCSLPVIGLAAERGFFEAERDTAGLEAAGGAGAEGWENAIEFVPGQPYRGRIFPFVPRAPLQSSVTEREQIAVGRGQQLCRDAAMGQCFRGESCMYLHGEICDMCGLQVLHPVDAVQRADHIKACIEAHEKDMELSFAVQRSMDKVCGICMEVVYEKANPSDCRFGILSNCNHTYCLKCIRRWRTDKQFGNRIVKSCPQCRVTSNFVIPSEFWVEEEEEKQKLIQQYKEAMSNKTCRYFAEGRGFCPFGENCFYKHADPEGPGEDPQRQGAGESGAHCSQLLEPTQVGEGEMPFKSSKKELVMLRLANLLFKCFLSLANDELSFSEDQWDLLHYERENFFQFDLWHYAVACGLLC